A section of the Streptomyces sp. NBC_00102 genome encodes:
- a CDS encoding LysR family transcriptional regulator, which yields MRIEQLECIAAVTRTGSLRRAAGELHLSQPALSETVRNLERELGVDLLDRRRSGARISEQGRELLPHIVEVLESVDRLRRAAHDQHHSSRTVRVGTVNAATVPLLMPAMRDFRSTHPATQVEVIGTQQEDIHRGLREGAFDLGLVNYLLGDDTPPDMETTELLRGRPVVCMRPDSPLAGREVVTPEDLLTEPLIGMRPGYVMHRYTHRLLEGRGLSFSYATDGAELGKLMVAEGLGVTVLPDFSVSGDPLERAGVLVSRPLSDDATRVLVVVQRPRSGSFPRAARELRSTLLVRAARYARLRTGDEAAEEQGGR from the coding sequence ATGCGCATCGAACAGCTGGAGTGCATCGCGGCGGTGACGAGAACCGGCTCGCTGCGCCGCGCCGCCGGTGAACTGCACCTCTCCCAGCCCGCGTTGAGCGAGACGGTACGCAACCTGGAGCGCGAGCTGGGCGTCGACCTGCTGGACCGCCGCCGGTCCGGTGCCCGGATCAGCGAACAGGGCCGGGAACTCCTGCCGCACATCGTCGAGGTGCTGGAGTCGGTGGACCGACTGCGCCGGGCCGCCCACGACCAGCACCACAGCAGCCGGACCGTGCGGGTCGGCACGGTGAACGCGGCGACGGTGCCGCTGCTGATGCCCGCGATGCGGGACTTCCGGTCCACCCACCCCGCCACCCAGGTCGAGGTCATCGGGACGCAGCAGGAGGACATCCACCGGGGGCTGCGGGAAGGCGCGTTCGACCTCGGGCTCGTCAATTATCTTTTGGGCGACGACACTCCACCGGACATGGAGACCACCGAGCTGCTGCGCGGACGGCCCGTGGTCTGCATGCGGCCGGACAGCCCGCTCGCCGGCCGGGAGGTGGTGACCCCGGAGGACCTGCTCACCGAACCGCTGATCGGCATGCGCCCCGGCTATGTCATGCACCGCTACACCCACCGGCTGCTGGAGGGGCGTGGGCTGTCGTTCAGCTATGCGACGGACGGTGCGGAGCTCGGCAAACTGATGGTCGCCGAGGGGCTCGGAGTGACCGTGCTGCCCGACTTCAGTGTGTCCGGGGACCCGTTGGAGCGGGCCGGGGTGCTCGTCTCCCGGCCGCTGTCGGACGACGCGACGAGGGTGCTGGTCGTTGTCCAGCGCCCCCGAAGCGGCTCCTTTCCGCGCGCGGCCCGCGAGTTGCGGTCCACGCTGCTCGTACGCGCCGCGCGGTACGCGAGACTGCGGACGGGCGACGAGGCGGCCGAGGAGCAGGGCGGCCGGTGA
- a CDS encoding PLP-dependent cysteine synthase family protein, translating to MTTAVRAPVENRALLGLVGQSPLARVTTDLAGPHPGFWAKLEGLGVGGMKARPAVSMLLGARARGELPPGAPVMESTSGTLGIGLAFAGQALGHPVTLVVDAELEPPLRKLLRAYGARLDFVDRPAREGGWQAARLLRLHELLRRTPGAYWPDQYGNPDNAAGYVSLASELTDRLDRIDILVCSVGSGGHSAGIAGPLRRRLPGLRLIGVDATGSTIFGPPARPRLMRGLGSSIRPRNVLYAAFDEVHWVGPAEAVHACRRLASGNFVSGGWSTGAVALVSAWAARTHPEAVVVTVFPDGPERYLGTVYDDAFTAAHGLGEPAGRPVEIPHPAVEAGGWTRCRSVTDPRVPRPAPLP from the coding sequence GTGACCACGGCCGTCCGCGCCCCGGTCGAGAACCGTGCGCTGCTCGGCCTCGTGGGACAGAGCCCGCTGGCCCGCGTCACCACCGATCTCGCGGGGCCGCACCCGGGATTCTGGGCGAAGCTCGAAGGGCTGGGCGTCGGGGGCATGAAGGCGCGACCGGCGGTCTCGATGCTGCTGGGCGCCAGGGCGCGCGGTGAACTGCCGCCCGGTGCGCCGGTGATGGAGTCGACCTCCGGCACGCTCGGGATCGGGCTCGCCTTCGCGGGGCAGGCCCTGGGACACCCGGTCACCCTGGTGGTGGACGCCGAACTCGAACCACCGTTGAGGAAGTTGCTGCGCGCCTACGGTGCCCGGCTGGATTTCGTGGACCGTCCGGCGCGAGAAGGCGGCTGGCAGGCTGCCCGGCTGCTCCGGCTCCACGAGTTGCTTCGGCGGACGCCCGGGGCCTACTGGCCCGATCAGTACGGCAACCCCGACAACGCGGCCGGATACGTCTCACTCGCGTCCGAACTGACCGACCGGCTCGACCGGATCGACATCCTCGTGTGCAGTGTCGGCTCGGGAGGCCACAGCGCCGGGATCGCCGGACCGCTCCGCCGGCGCCTGCCCGGCCTGCGGCTCATCGGGGTGGACGCGACGGGCTCGACGATCTTCGGTCCGCCGGCCCGCCCCCGCCTGATGCGCGGCCTGGGCAGCAGCATCCGGCCGCGCAACGTCCTGTACGCGGCGTTCGACGAGGTCCACTGGGTCGGACCGGCCGAGGCCGTACACGCCTGCCGGCGGCTCGCGTCGGGGAATTTCGTCAGCGGCGGATGGAGTACCGGAGCCGTCGCCCTCGTGTCCGCCTGGGCGGCCCGTACGCACCCGGAGGCGGTCGTCGTCACGGTGTTCCCGGACGGGCCCGAACGGTATCTCGGCACGGTGTACGACGACGCCTTCACGGCCGCCCACGGTCTCGGCGAACCCGCCGGGCGCCCGGTGGAGATCCCGCACCCGGCGGTGGAGGCGGGCGGGTGGACCCGCTGCCGGTCCGTCACCGACCCGCGCGTCCCACGTCCGGCGCCCCTACCGTGA
- a CDS encoding DUF364 domain-containing protein: protein MAPLMDAGPAVTGPRARAGSYPELVERVLAGEFGPLPESLRIASAFTTHQAVHHDGRNTGYRNEVLSLRLAGAVGSCAVEPGALPGDVVADCAGSHARSLLSHPLRPVRVAALDAYLMHVLPHGATSGARNWALPGGSSLVRSRARARAVVSLLRLPPGRTVLVVGVVNSLLEALRMRGLGYVPCDLKGGTTEWGEAVTTDAFAALEHCDAVLASGMTLGNGTFEELRIHAGRWGKPLVMFAQTGSAILPRLVGAGVAAVCAEPYPFFWLDGGPGTVHLYGGHTGGTP from the coding sequence ATGGCCCCCTTGATGGACGCGGGTCCGGCCGTGACCGGCCCCCGAGCGCGCGCGGGCTCGTACCCCGAGCTCGTCGAGCGGGTCCTCGCCGGGGAGTTCGGCCCCCTCCCGGAGTCCCTGCGGATCGCCTCGGCGTTCACCACGCACCAGGCCGTGCACCACGACGGACGGAACACCGGCTACCGCAATGAGGTGTTGAGCCTGCGACTGGCAGGTGCGGTGGGTTCGTGCGCGGTGGAGCCGGGTGCGCTGCCCGGCGACGTGGTGGCGGATTGTGCGGGCTCACATGCCCGTAGTCTGCTCTCACATCCTCTCCGACCGGTCCGCGTGGCCGCCCTGGACGCCTATCTGATGCACGTCCTTCCGCACGGCGCCACGTCCGGTGCGAGGAACTGGGCTCTTCCTGGTGGTAGTTCGCTGGTGAGATCGCGGGCGAGGGCACGAGCCGTGGTGAGTCTGCTGCGACTCCCGCCAGGGAGAACGGTGTTGGTGGTGGGGGTCGTCAACTCCCTGCTGGAGGCCTTGCGCATGCGCGGACTCGGCTACGTCCCGTGCGATCTCAAGGGCGGCACCACGGAGTGGGGCGAGGCCGTGACGACGGACGCGTTCGCGGCCCTGGAACACTGCGACGCCGTGCTCGCCTCCGGAATGACCCTGGGGAACGGCACGTTCGAGGAGTTGCGCATCCACGCCGGGCGGTGGGGCAAGCCGCTGGTGATGTTCGCCCAGACCGGCAGCGCGATCCTGCCCCGGCTCGTCGGGGCGGGCGTCGCGGCGGTCTGCGCGGAGCCGTATCCGTTCTTCTGGCTCGACGGCGGCCCCGGCACCGTGCACCTCTACGGCGGACACACCGGAGGCACTCCGTGA
- a CDS encoding GNAT family N-acetyltransferase produces the protein MLPDHWRLTRDIDDFLARAGEFLRSRPALHNTPLTDIENLRIRRSAERDVGTGMFGRLMSEGEVRAIFYLTPRGRLGLTSLAAGRTDALAARLAELGHSPSHVIADKDTADAFAESWQRTTGAAAVPFWRTHLYRLGTLVPPRPGPEGQGRRTGGEDREHITRWCREFCVDVGEQPSIELIDAGFWVDSRFGDRHFTFWETPDGVPVSMAATTSVVGGMVRVDPVYTPAHLRGRGYAGAVTAEASRAALAAGATEVVLFTDPDNPTSNALYQRLGYVHLADFAGYRFS, from the coding sequence ATGCTTCCGGACCACTGGCGCCTCACCCGCGACATCGACGACTTCCTCGCCCGAGCCGGGGAATTCCTCCGCTCGCGCCCCGCCCTGCACAACACGCCGCTGACGGACATCGAGAACCTGCGGATACGCCGCTCGGCCGAACGTGACGTCGGGACAGGCATGTTCGGCAGGCTGATGTCGGAGGGCGAGGTCCGTGCGATCTTCTATCTCACTCCACGCGGACGCCTGGGTCTCACGTCCCTCGCCGCCGGCCGGACCGACGCTCTCGCCGCCCGGCTGGCCGAACTGGGCCACAGCCCCTCCCACGTCATCGCGGACAAGGACACGGCCGACGCGTTCGCCGAATCGTGGCAGCGGACCACGGGTGCGGCGGCCGTGCCCTTCTGGCGGACCCACCTCTACCGTCTCGGCACGCTCGTCCCGCCACGACCGGGCCCGGAAGGGCAGGGGCGCCGTACGGGCGGCGAGGACCGTGAGCACATCACGCGCTGGTGCCGTGAGTTCTGCGTCGATGTCGGGGAGCAGCCCTCGATCGAGCTGATCGACGCCGGCTTCTGGGTGGATTCGCGTTTCGGCGACAGGCACTTCACCTTCTGGGAGACTCCGGACGGCGTCCCCGTCTCGATGGCTGCTACAACCTCGGTCGTCGGCGGCATGGTCCGGGTGGATCCCGTCTACACCCCGGCCCACCTCCGCGGACGCGGCTATGCGGGAGCCGTGACGGCCGAGGCGAGCAGGGCCGCGCTCGCCGCGGGCGCGACGGAGGTGGTCCTGTTCACGGACCCGGACAACCCCACCAGTAACGCCCTCTACCAGCGCCTCGGATACGTCCACCTCGCCGACTTCGCCGGGTACAGGTTCTCCTGA